The following are encoded in a window of Nocardioides houyundeii genomic DNA:
- a CDS encoding ATP-dependent helicase — MIVDISGPADLQRVMGTDFQVSDQQWAAIDAPLAPAVVIAGAGSGKTSLMAARVVHLVATGRVAPHEILGLTFTTKAASELRRRVADALREAGLAGGSTSAEEGEEVLEPTVATYNAYASALLTEHGLRIGHEPDTRVLADATRYQLAVRAIQRHVGPVALLSDHPPTVVNYILGLDGAMSEHLVDVAQVREFDARTRAAFEHVSVTERARKPALDAMNVIDRREELLSLVQTYRRLKADHQVMDFSDQISLAARLATERSEVGVEERRKFKMVLLDEYQDTSVAQATMLSRLFSGPDAESGRGHPVMAVGDPNQAIYGWRGASVSNILGFGLDFPRADGAPVPTFPLTVNRRSDRRILAAANELARPLYESLDSVEPLRAPGDAADGGVRLAVHETYADELAWLAAEVQESRNRLVAERPGTPAWREIGVLVRDNAHAADVFDALSAADVPVEIVGLQGLLRLPEVAEVVATLSLLQDLTANAALLTLLNGPRWAVGPRDLALLGRRAEELVGPGTARGGSRADVAEQLADAVAGADPMEIVSLADALDDPGHGPYSAEARERFSALSAELRQLRQHTGEPLLDLVRRIIDTTGIDIELASAVSKAARARRDNLDLFVKAVADFQGVDGHVGLGALLAYLTAEDELGNGLDVATPTEADSVKLLTVHRAKGLEWDVVFCVGVCEEKFPNTRGRTLWTGGPAVLPSPLRGDARDLPTLKGHTKKDLEDFREASRKHAATEELRLGYVAFTRPRHELVVSSHLWTESRKTPLGPSPYQDSIRATMSQWGAEPESWSAKPDPETRNPLLAGVTERPWPVTERTTEAMHRIAAAELVREAMDRRAAPSAPESAELDLLEQARISTWDEELERLLVEARRDGSTALEVALPSSLSATSLSRLRDDPDAFAADLARPMPRAPSPAARFGTRFHAWVESRFGQQGLIDPDELPGRFDSDIDDGFDLQEVITRFEKGPFADRVPHAVEAPFALLLAGQVVRGRIDAIYREPDGSHLLVDWKTGRHEGADPLQLAVYRIAWAELHGLPLERVRAVFHHVRSGRTVEPEGLPDRADLKALVRPGRPPEPR; from the coding sequence GTGATCGTGGACATCTCCGGCCCCGCGGACCTGCAACGGGTGATGGGGACCGACTTCCAGGTCTCGGACCAGCAGTGGGCGGCGATCGACGCTCCTCTGGCACCCGCGGTGGTGATCGCGGGCGCCGGCTCCGGCAAGACCTCCCTGATGGCCGCTCGGGTGGTGCACCTGGTCGCCACCGGCCGGGTCGCTCCACACGAGATCCTGGGGTTGACCTTCACCACGAAGGCCGCCAGCGAGCTGCGCCGACGGGTCGCCGACGCCCTGCGCGAGGCCGGCCTGGCCGGCGGCAGCACCTCGGCCGAGGAAGGCGAGGAGGTGCTGGAGCCCACGGTCGCCACCTACAACGCCTACGCCTCCGCGCTGCTGACCGAGCACGGTCTGCGCATCGGGCACGAGCCCGACACTCGGGTGCTGGCCGACGCCACCCGCTACCAGCTCGCCGTCCGGGCGATCCAGCGGCACGTCGGCCCGGTGGCGCTGCTCAGCGACCACCCGCCCACGGTCGTCAACTACATCCTCGGCCTGGACGGCGCGATGAGCGAGCACCTGGTCGACGTGGCCCAGGTGCGCGAGTTCGACGCCCGGACCCGGGCTGCCTTCGAGCACGTCTCGGTGACCGAGCGGGCCAGGAAGCCGGCCCTGGACGCGATGAACGTGATCGACCGACGCGAGGAGCTGCTCTCGCTGGTGCAGACCTATCGCCGGCTCAAGGCCGACCACCAGGTCATGGACTTCTCCGACCAGATCTCGCTCGCCGCCCGCCTGGCGACCGAGCGGTCCGAGGTCGGGGTGGAAGAACGTCGCAAGTTCAAGATGGTCCTGCTCGACGAGTACCAGGACACCTCGGTGGCGCAGGCGACCATGCTGAGCCGCCTCTTCTCCGGTCCGGACGCGGAGTCCGGGCGCGGCCACCCCGTGATGGCGGTGGGCGACCCCAACCAGGCGATCTACGGCTGGCGCGGGGCCTCGGTCTCCAACATCCTCGGCTTCGGTCTGGACTTCCCACGAGCCGACGGGGCGCCGGTGCCGACCTTCCCGCTGACCGTCAACCGGCGCTCGGACCGGCGCATCCTGGCGGCGGCCAACGAGCTGGCCCGCCCGCTCTACGAGTCGCTGGACTCGGTGGAGCCGCTGCGGGCGCCCGGTGACGCCGCGGACGGTGGGGTGCGCCTAGCGGTGCACGAGACCTACGCCGACGAGCTCGCCTGGCTCGCGGCGGAGGTCCAGGAGTCGCGGAACCGGCTCGTGGCCGAGCGCCCCGGCACGCCGGCCTGGCGGGAGATCGGGGTGCTGGTGCGTGACAACGCCCATGCCGCCGACGTCTTCGACGCGCTCTCCGCAGCCGACGTCCCGGTGGAGATCGTGGGGCTCCAGGGCCTGCTCCGGCTGCCGGAGGTCGCCGAGGTGGTGGCCACGCTGAGCCTGCTGCAGGACCTGACCGCCAACGCGGCGCTGCTCACCCTGCTCAACGGTCCTCGTTGGGCCGTGGGACCGCGCGACCTGGCTCTGCTCGGCAGGCGTGCCGAGGAGCTGGTGGGCCCGGGGACGGCCCGCGGCGGGTCGCGGGCCGACGTGGCCGAGCAGCTCGCCGACGCGGTCGCGGGGGCCGACCCCATGGAGATCGTCTCCCTGGCCGACGCCCTCGACGACCCCGGGCACGGGCCCTACTCCGCGGAGGCGCGGGAGCGATTCTCCGCCCTCTCCGCGGAGCTGCGTCAGCTGCGTCAGCACACCGGCGAGCCGCTGCTCGACCTGGTGCGGCGCATCATCGACACCACCGGAATCGACATCGAGCTCGCCTCCGCCGTGAGCAAGGCGGCGCGGGCCCGCCGCGACAACCTGGACCTGTTCGTGAAGGCGGTCGCGGACTTCCAGGGCGTCGACGGGCACGTGGGGCTCGGGGCGCTGCTGGCCTACCTCACCGCGGAGGACGAGCTCGGCAACGGCCTCGACGTGGCGACCCCCACCGAGGCCGACTCGGTCAAGCTCCTCACGGTGCACCGGGCCAAGGGACTGGAGTGGGACGTGGTCTTCTGCGTCGGGGTGTGCGAGGAGAAGTTCCCCAACACCCGCGGACGCACCCTGTGGACCGGGGGACCGGCGGTCCTGCCCTCCCCGCTGCGCGGCGACGCACGTGACCTCCCCACTCTCAAGGGACACACCAAGAAGGACCTGGAGGACTTCCGCGAGGCCTCGCGCAAGCATGCCGCGACCGAGGAGCTCAGACTGGGCTACGTCGCCTTCACCCGGCCCCGGCATGAGCTCGTGGTCTCGTCCCACCTGTGGACGGAGTCGCGCAAGACCCCCTTGGGGCCCTCGCCCTACCAGGACAGCATCCGGGCCACGATGTCCCAGTGGGGAGCCGAGCCCGAGTCCTGGTCGGCCAAGCCCGACCCCGAGACCCGCAACCCGCTGCTGGCCGGGGTCACCGAGCGCCCGTGGCCGGTCACCGAGCGCACCACCGAGGCGATGCACCGGATCGCCGCAGCGGAGCTGGTGCGCGAGGCGATGGATCGCCGGGCCGCCCCGAGCGCTCCGGAGAGCGCTGAGCTGGACCTGCTGGAGCAGGCCCGGATCTCTACCTGGGACGAGGAGCTCGAGCGACTGCTGGTGGAGGCGCGTCGAGACGGCTCCACCGCCCTGGAGGTGGCGCTGCCCTCCAGCCTCAGCGCCACGTCGCTGTCGCGGCTGCGCGACGACCCGGACGCCTTCGCCGCTGACCTGGCGCGGCCGATGCCCCGAGCGCCGTCTCCGGCGGCCCGTTTCGGGACGCGCTTCCACGCCTGGGTGGAGTCACGGTTCGGTCAGCAGGGGCTCATCGACCCCGACGAGCTGCCCGGGCGATTCGACAGCGACATCGACGACGGGTTCGATCTCCAGGAGGTCATCACCCGCTTCGAGAAGGGCCCGTTCGCGGATCGGGTGCCGCACGCGGTCGAGGCGCCGTTCGCGCTGCTGCTGGCCGGCCAGGTCGTCCGGGGACGGATCGACGCGATCTACCGCGAGCCGGACGGGAGCCACCTCCTGGTCGACTGGAAGACCGGGCGTCACGAGGGCGCCGACCCGCTGCAGCTGGCCGTCTACCGCATCGCCTGGGCGGAGCTGCACGGCCTGCCACTGGAGCGGGTGCGGGCGGTGTTCCACCACGTCCGCAGCGGTCGGACCGTGGAGCCCGAGGGACTCCCGGATCGCGCGGACCTGAAGGCGCTCGTCAGGCCGGGCCGACCGCCAGAGCCGCGGTGA
- a CDS encoding ATP-dependent helicase, translating into MSSAAPRTTYTLVPPAADVDVPVLDAHQRRVVEHRTGPLLVLAGPGTGKTTTLVEAVVDRVEHGARPDGVLTLTFSRKAAEQLRDRITARLGRTTAATASSTFHSFAYALVRRYAPAELYATPLRLLSAPEQDVVLAELLAHSAESVRWPESLRRALGTRGFAREVHDVLARAREKGLDGLGLRTLGVAHELPEFEAAGYFMDHYLDVLDSLGAIDYGDLIRRAALVAQTHRDELRAEFSHVFVDEYQDTDPGQVDLLRALGGDGRNLTVVGDPHQSIYGFRGAEVRGILEFPTAFPRADGAPADVVALQTTRRFGPHVLLGAQRVARRLALPGTIPDAAKEAFLSPVSSRSDPGKIEVLTFDTERAEAEHLADLLRRAHLEDDVAWSDMAVVVRSGQQSIPALRRSLTAAGVPIEVAADDTPLVHETAVRPLLDALRTVLHLDVEDPAAPTYVDGVAVQDLLMSPLAGMDATDVRSLARALRTADRARAEAEGRSPRPSADLVRAAVLDPALLEDVDGRAGTRARALGSLLHGARDLLLTGATAEEVLWHLWSGTSWPRRLRTAVEQSGSSARLAHRDLDAICALFDTAARAEEQQGHLGVGAFLASLTAQDLPADTLSERGVRGEAVRLLTAHRSKGLEWELVVVAHVQEEGWPDLRRRATLLRADRIGRDQLQEPTSARESLQEERRLFYVACTRARRRLVVTAVRSAEDEGEQPSRFLAELEVSTTHLSGRPSRPLSLAGLVAELRRVTADPESSEGLRRAAAERLAALAAERRGQSPLVPQADPDSWWGTRGLSRSDQPLRELERPVTMSASTLSALLECPAHWFLEREAGGATSTTSSQGFGLVVHALAERVARGELGDPQASPAELIGELMAMVDQVWDQIPFRTPWSASRERDQVESALRRFLAWHRAPGARTLVEVEQRLQVSVVLPDGQHVTLYGFADRIEIDDDGRVVVVDLKTGKHRPTKDEVANHPQLALYQYAVAHGALDEALAPHVPGPVQVGGAELVQLRHESRGEVVTQFQSPPDPAAEGPLLIEEQLSAAVGALRAERFPARSGAHCDRCDFITLCPIKGSGTVLS; encoded by the coding sequence ATGAGCAGCGCAGCGCCACGGACGACGTACACCCTGGTTCCGCCAGCGGCCGACGTCGACGTGCCGGTGCTCGACGCGCACCAGCGCCGGGTGGTGGAGCACCGGACGGGGCCGCTGCTGGTGCTGGCCGGCCCTGGCACGGGCAAGACCACCACCCTGGTGGAGGCCGTGGTGGACCGGGTGGAGCACGGCGCCCGTCCCGACGGCGTGCTCACGCTCACCTTCTCCCGCAAGGCCGCCGAGCAGCTGCGGGACCGGATCACCGCGCGGCTGGGACGCACCACGGCCGCCACCGCCTCCTCCACCTTCCACTCCTTCGCCTACGCGCTGGTGCGCCGCTACGCGCCGGCCGAGCTGTACGCGACGCCGCTGCGACTGCTCTCGGCCCCCGAGCAGGACGTGGTCCTGGCCGAGCTGCTGGCCCACTCTGCCGAGAGCGTCCGGTGGCCCGAGTCGTTGCGGCGGGCCCTGGGCACCCGGGGCTTCGCCCGCGAGGTCCACGACGTCCTGGCGCGTGCCCGGGAGAAGGGGCTCGACGGGCTCGGCCTGCGCACGTTGGGCGTGGCGCACGAGCTGCCGGAGTTCGAGGCCGCGGGCTACTTCATGGACCACTACCTCGACGTCCTCGACAGCCTCGGTGCCATCGACTACGGAGACCTGATCCGTCGCGCGGCGCTGGTGGCGCAGACGCATCGCGACGAGCTGCGCGCGGAGTTCTCCCACGTCTTCGTCGACGAGTACCAGGACACCGATCCGGGGCAGGTCGACCTGCTGCGCGCCCTCGGCGGCGACGGCCGCAACCTGACCGTGGTGGGCGATCCCCACCAGTCCATCTACGGCTTCCGCGGCGCCGAGGTGCGCGGCATCCTGGAGTTCCCGACCGCCTTTCCCCGTGCCGACGGGGCCCCGGCCGACGTGGTGGCGCTGCAGACCACCCGGCGCTTCGGCCCGCACGTGCTGCTCGGCGCACAGCGCGTCGCCCGTCGGCTGGCACTGCCCGGCACCATCCCGGATGCCGCCAAGGAGGCGTTCCTCTCGCCGGTCTCCTCGCGCTCGGATCCCGGCAAGATCGAGGTCCTGACGTTCGACACCGAGCGGGCCGAGGCCGAGCACCTCGCCGACCTGCTGCGCCGTGCCCACCTGGAGGATGACGTCGCCTGGTCCGACATGGCGGTCGTGGTCCGCTCGGGCCAGCAGAGCATCCCGGCGCTGCGCAGGTCGCTCACCGCGGCCGGGGTGCCGATCGAGGTCGCCGCCGACGACACTCCGCTGGTCCACGAGACGGCGGTGCGACCGTTGCTGGACGCCCTGCGCACGGTGCTCCACCTCGACGTCGAGGACCCGGCCGCCCCGACGTACGTCGACGGGGTCGCGGTCCAGGACCTGCTGATGTCGCCGCTGGCCGGGATGGACGCCACCGACGTGCGCAGCCTCGCCCGGGCACTCCGGACCGCCGACCGCGCCCGCGCCGAGGCCGAGGGCCGCAGCCCGCGCCCCTCCGCGGACCTGGTGCGGGCCGCGGTGCTGGACCCCGCCCTGCTGGAGGACGTGGACGGCCGCGCCGGGACCCGGGCGCGAGCCCTGGGCTCGCTGCTGCACGGTGCCCGTGACCTCCTGCTGACGGGCGCCACCGCCGAGGAGGTGCTGTGGCACCTGTGGTCGGGGACCTCCTGGCCTCGACGACTCCGGACGGCGGTCGAGCAGAGCGGGTCCTCGGCCCGGTTGGCGCACCGGGACCTGGACGCCATCTGCGCGCTCTTCGACACTGCGGCGCGTGCGGAGGAGCAGCAGGGACATCTCGGGGTCGGGGCCTTCCTCGCCTCCCTCACCGCGCAGGACCTGCCGGCCGACACCCTCTCCGAGCGCGGCGTGCGCGGCGAGGCCGTGAGGCTGCTGACCGCCCACCGCTCCAAGGGCCTGGAGTGGGAGCTGGTGGTGGTGGCGCACGTGCAGGAGGAGGGCTGGCCCGACCTGCGGCGTCGGGCGACCCTGCTCCGCGCCGACCGGATCGGCCGGGACCAGCTCCAGGAGCCGACCTCGGCCAGGGAGTCGCTGCAGGAGGAGCGCCGCCTCTTCTACGTCGCGTGCACTCGGGCCCGGCGCCGGCTGGTGGTCACGGCCGTCCGGTCCGCCGAGGACGAGGGCGAGCAGCCCAGCCGGTTCCTGGCCGAGCTCGAGGTCTCCACGACCCACCTCAGCGGACGGCCCTCCCGGCCGCTGAGCCTGGCCGGGCTGGTGGCCGAGCTGCGCCGGGTGACCGCGGACCCGGAGAGCAGCGAGGGCCTGCGCCGGGCGGCGGCCGAGCGGCTGGCGGCGCTCGCCGCGGAGCGTCGGGGCCAGTCCCCGCTGGTGCCCCAGGCCGATCCCGACTCGTGGTGGGGGACGCGTGGCCTCTCCCGCTCCGACCAGCCGCTGCGCGAGCTGGAGCGCCCGGTGACCATGTCGGCCAGCACCCTGAGCGCCCTGCTGGAGTGCCCCGCGCACTGGTTCCTCGAGCGGGAGGCCGGGGGAGCGACCTCGACCACCTCGTCCCAGGGGTTCGGTCTCGTCGTCCATGCCCTGGCCGAGCGGGTGGCACGGGGCGAGCTGGGCGACCCACAGGCGTCGCCGGCCGAGCTGATCGGCGAGCTGATGGCCATGGTGGACCAGGTCTGGGACCAGATCCCGTTCCGAACCCCGTGGTCGGCCAGCCGCGAGCGCGACCAGGTGGAGTCGGCACTGCGCCGGTTCCTGGCCTGGCACCGCGCCCCCGGGGCCAGGACGCTGGTGGAGGTCGAGCAGCGCCTCCAGGTGAGCGTGGTGCTGCCGGACGGGCAGCACGTCACGCTGTACGGCTTCGCCGACCGCATCGAGATCGACGACGACGGCCGGGTCGTGGTGGTGGACCTCAAGACCGGCAAGCACAGGCCCACCAAGGACGAGGTGGCCAATCACCCCCAGCTCGCGCTCTACCAGTACGCCGTGGCCCACGGTGCCCTCGACGAGGCCCTGGCGCCGCACGTGCCCGGTCCGGTGCAGGTCGGAGGCGCCGAGCTGGTGCAGCTGCGGCACGAGTCACGGGGGGAGGTGGTGACCCAGTTCCAGTCGCCGCCCGACCCGGCAGCCGAGGGGCCCCTCCTGATCGAGGAGCAGCTCTCGGCCGCCGTGGGCGCCCTGCGTGCCGAGCGGTTCCCCGCCCGGTCCGGTGCCCACTGCGACCGCTGCGACTTCATCACCCTGTGCCCGATCAAGGGGAGCGGGACGGTGCTGTCGTGA
- a CDS encoding cupin domain-containing protein codes for MEEPTYLPGLIGMLEPFEDKPRAQNVLVAQDAHVVLFEFAAGQTLHEHQAHHAVIVQCLAGHLRFEVAGAEHDLRPGDLIHLPPKLPHAVHALDDSTMTVTMLVAGER; via the coding sequence ATGGAAGAGCCCACCTACCTGCCCGGCCTCATCGGCATGCTGGAGCCGTTCGAGGACAAGCCGCGGGCGCAGAACGTGCTCGTCGCGCAGGACGCCCACGTGGTGCTCTTCGAGTTCGCCGCCGGCCAGACGCTCCACGAGCACCAGGCGCACCACGCGGTGATCGTCCAGTGCCTGGCCGGACACCTGCGGTTCGAGGTCGCTGGGGCCGAGCACGACCTGCGCCCCGGAGACCTGATCCACCTGCCGCCGAAGCTGCCGCACGCGGTGCACGCCCTCGACGACTCCACGATGACCGTGACCATGCTGGTGGCCGGCGAGCGTTGA
- a CDS encoding lysophospholipid acyltransferase family protein codes for MFFDAVHRVVPPLARAVWRPEVSGLEHVPRTGGVILASNHLSFADSMVIPVVVPRRVVFLAKSDYFDGPGVRGALVRGWFQGMGMLPVDRDDSRAALSSLDVALEVLARGEAFGIYPEGTRSRDGRLYRGRTGMAHLALSAGVPVVPVGLSGTQELQPVGARLPRLVKVRVSFGEPMDFTGADAGVPAGRARREVTDAVMARIAALSGQDEAGVYNERPALG; via the coding sequence ATGTTCTTCGACGCCGTGCACCGGGTGGTGCCTCCGCTCGCCCGGGCGGTGTGGCGACCCGAGGTCTCCGGGCTGGAGCACGTGCCCAGGACCGGCGGGGTGATCCTGGCCAGCAACCACCTCAGCTTCGCCGACAGCATGGTCATCCCGGTGGTCGTGCCTCGACGCGTGGTGTTCCTGGCCAAGTCCGACTACTTCGACGGCCCGGGGGTGCGCGGGGCGCTGGTCCGCGGGTGGTTCCAGGGGATGGGGATGCTGCCGGTGGACCGCGACGACTCCCGCGCCGCCCTGAGCAGCCTGGACGTGGCGCTGGAGGTGCTGGCCCGCGGGGAGGCCTTCGGGATCTATCCCGAGGGCACCCGCAGCCGCGACGGCCGGCTCTACCGCGGCCGCACCGGGATGGCCCACCTGGCGCTGAGCGCCGGTGTGCCGGTGGTTCCGGTCGGGCTCAGCGGCACCCAGGAGCTGCAGCCGGTCGGGGCCCGGCTCCCGCGGCTGGTCAAGGTCCGGGTCAGCTTCGGGGAGCCGATGGACTTCACCGGCGCCGACGCGGGCGTCCCGGCGGGTCGCGCCCGCCGCGAGGTGACAGACGCGGTGATGGCCAGGATCGCCGCGCTGAGCGGCCAGGACGAGGCCGGGGTGTACAACGAGCGCCCCGCCCTCGGCTGA